A window from Leptolyngbyaceae cyanobacterium encodes these proteins:
- a CDS encoding SPFH domain-containing protein — protein sequence MLFWLTFIQSLPIATAAESLQENYQNTPANIIAENPSQRFFNISQTIPNQPTLAQLSPAIVFPGIIGGLVLLLLLSVWAYTRVYVITPNNEAFVRTGGVFIKKKTVILNGGCIVLPGFHELTRVPLREISIDVERTGKLAVRTKDYLRADMRVTFYVCINEIEEDVLMAAARLSSQGKITPEHIKNALEKRADDAIRAAAKTKDLAEIDSDKLGFAQEVLNLVEPDLKKVGLTLNNIAISEIEEGDTYDTNNFFDAQGVRLRTETIQKSIQQKREVELTTQVVIEQKELDAQKRSLQIAQEKEAAKLAQQLEVEAMKAQREREIEEAKAREAATVQRTKILQTKSVEEEEIGRKLSVQQSQIEADITLEERNKQLKVAQALQKREAELAEIQRQQNVESAKLQAQVQVAESERLAKLAQEDVAIAVANKKRDSFLAEAQKAKAESAVTTASAVEKAERDKQLSIIAAEREAQERRISDQNVVEIDVFRRRRQAEIAQQAAELEAEAIRTLAQANRDKALAEAEGIAAKIEAENAISNANLSAKIITTIWPELSDKLPEIVQALAPQPGVLGDTRIYSFPGANGNNGNGASDVNKLLLSTSGLALINTLLDEGKLGSLISQVRQLVSKDGISNGNSVKSEVALDKLEPPKEQPPKAVANPPVSETSVARKVTPMQTTITPIKPKDDRDDLIS from the coding sequence ATGCTATTTTGGCTTACCTTCATTCAATCATTACCCATTGCCACAGCAGCCGAATCTTTACAAGAAAATTATCAGAATACACCAGCAAACATCATTGCCGAAAATCCCTCCCAGAGATTCTTTAACATCTCACAAACCATTCCCAATCAGCCTACACTTGCCCAACTCAGTCCCGCAATCGTCTTTCCCGGCATTATTGGCGGACTGGTTTTATTACTACTATTAAGTGTTTGGGCTTACACGCGAGTTTATGTCATCACCCCAAATAACGAAGCATTCGTAAGAACAGGTGGCGTTTTCATTAAAAAGAAAACCGTAATTTTAAATGGCGGCTGCATAGTTCTCCCCGGATTTCACGAACTCACCCGCGTACCTCTGCGAGAAATTTCCATTGATGTGGAACGGACTGGCAAATTAGCAGTTCGCACCAAAGATTATCTCAGGGCAGACATGAGAGTAACATTTTATGTCTGCATCAATGAAATAGAAGAAGATGTTTTGATGGCAGCAGCCAGATTATCAAGCCAAGGAAAAATTACCCCAGAACACATTAAAAATGCCTTGGAAAAACGGGCAGATGATGCAATTCGCGCAGCCGCCAAAACCAAAGACTTAGCCGAAATTGATTCCGACAAGTTAGGCTTCGCTCAAGAAGTATTAAACTTGGTTGAACCAGATTTGAAAAAAGTTGGCTTAACCCTCAATAACATCGCCATTTCGGAAATCGAAGAAGGTGATACTTACGACACGAATAACTTCTTCGATGCCCAAGGTGTACGCCTGCGAACTGAAACAATCCAGAAATCGATTCAACAGAAAAGAGAAGTTGAGTTAACGACCCAAGTAGTAATCGAACAGAAAGAACTAGATGCCCAAAAACGCTCTCTGCAAATTGCCCAAGAGAAAGAAGCTGCTAAACTAGCGCAACAGTTAGAAGTAGAGGCGATGAAAGCGCAAAGAGAAAGGGAAATTGAAGAAGCAAAAGCACGAGAAGCTGCCACAGTACAACGCACTAAAATATTACAAACCAAATCAGTAGAAGAAGAAGAAATTGGTCGAAAATTATCAGTACAGCAAAGTCAAATCGAAGCTGACATCACCCTAGAAGAACGCAATAAACAACTGAAAGTAGCCCAAGCATTGCAAAAACGAGAAGCAGAATTAGCAGAAATTCAGCGTCAGCAAAATGTAGAATCTGCGAAACTGCAAGCGCAAGTGCAAGTAGCAGAGTCGGAAAGACTAGCGAAATTAGCCCAAGAAGATGTAGCCATTGCAGTTGCTAACAAAAAACGAGATAGTTTTCTGGCGGAAGCGCAAAAAGCCAAAGCAGAATCAGCCGTTACAACTGCCAGCGCAGTAGAAAAAGCGGAACGGGATAAACAACTTTCGATTATCGCCGCCGAAAGAGAAGCACAAGAACGCCGCATTTCCGATCAAAACGTCGTAGAAATTGATGTGTTCCGCCGCAGGCGACAAGCAGAAATCGCCCAACAAGCGGCAGAATTAGAAGCAGAAGCAATCCGCACTTTAGCACAAGCAAACCGCGATAAAGCCTTGGCAGAAGCCGAAGGTATTGCAGCCAAAATAGAAGCGGAAAATGCCATTAGCAACGCTAATTTAAGCGCAAAAATTATCACCACAATTTGGCCGGAATTGTCAGATAAATTGCCAGAAATAGTGCAAGCTTTAGCACCGCAACCAGGTGTTTTGGGCGATACGCGCATTTACTCTTTCCCTGGCGCAAATGGCAACAATGGCAATGGTGCTAGCGACGTGAATAAGTTGTTGTTATCTACCAGTGGTTTAGCGCTAATTAACACTTTGTTGGATGAAGGAAAATTGGGTTCATTAATTTCTCAAGTGCGTCAATTAGTAAGTAAAGATGGTATTAGCAATGGCAATTCCGTAAAAAGTGAAGTAGCCTTAGATAAACTCGAACCACCAAAGGAACAGCCACCTAAAGCAGTAGCGAACCCCCCAGTTTCCGAAACATCTGTAGCGCGAAAAGTAACGCCGATGCAAACAACAATTACGCCGATTAAACCAAAGGATGATCGAGATGATTTGATTTCGTAA
- a CDS encoding GuaB3 family IMP dehydrogenase-related protein, whose translation MDIEIGRGKQARRAYGIDEIALVPGNRTLDPSLADTRWRIGNIEREIPIIASAMDGVVDVGMAVLLSQLGALGVLNLEGIQTRYEDPEPILDRIASVGKDEFVSLMQELYAEPIKPELIERRIREIKEKGGIAAVSATPAGASKFGSAVAKAGADLFFVQATVVSTAHLSPESVTPLDLAQFCQEMPMPVILGNCVTYEVTLNLMKAGAAAVLVGIGPGAACTSRGVLGVGIPQATAVADCAAAREDYYRETGKYVPVIADGGLITGGDICKCIACGADGVMIGSPFARAKEAPGRGYHWGMATPSPVLPRGTRIRVGTTGTLEQILRGPAGLDDGTHNLLGALQTSMGTLGAKNIKEMQQVEVVIAPSLLTEGKVYQKAQQLGMGK comes from the coding sequence GTGGATATTGAAATTGGGCGAGGTAAACAAGCTCGCCGAGCTTATGGTATTGATGAAATTGCCCTAGTACCGGGTAATAGAACGTTAGATCCCAGTTTGGCAGATACTCGCTGGCGGATTGGCAACATCGAGCGAGAAATTCCGATTATTGCCAGCGCGATGGATGGCGTGGTGGATGTTGGTATGGCAGTCCTTCTTTCTCAACTAGGAGCCTTGGGCGTCCTCAACCTAGAAGGAATCCAAACCCGCTACGAAGACCCCGAACCGATTTTAGACCGCATCGCATCTGTGGGTAAAGATGAATTCGTCTCCCTGATGCAGGAACTCTATGCAGAACCTATTAAACCAGAATTAATCGAGCGCCGAATTCGCGAAATCAAAGAAAAAGGCGGTATTGCTGCCGTGAGCGCTACTCCAGCCGGTGCGAGTAAATTCGGTTCCGCCGTTGCCAAAGCAGGGGCAGACCTATTTTTCGTACAAGCAACCGTAGTATCGACCGCTCACCTTTCCCCCGAATCGGTAACTCCACTCGACTTAGCACAATTCTGCCAAGAAATGCCCATGCCAGTCATTTTGGGCAACTGCGTTACCTACGAAGTAACCCTTAACTTGATGAAAGCTGGTGCTGCCGCAGTTTTAGTCGGGATTGGCCCGGGTGCTGCCTGTACTTCTCGCGGCGTGTTGGGCGTAGGCATCCCCCAAGCCACCGCTGTTGCCGACTGTGCCGCCGCACGGGAAGATTATTATCGGGAAACCGGCAAATACGTTCCGGTAATTGCCGATGGTGGTTTAATCACGGGTGGCGATATCTGCAAGTGCATTGCCTGCGGTGCTGATGGCGTAATGATCGGTTCTCCCTTTGCCAGAGCTAAAGAAGCGCCAGGAAGGGGTTATCACTGGGGAATGGCTACTCCCAGCCCGGTTTTGCCTCGCGGTACTCGCATTCGGGTCGGCACTACTGGCACTCTCGAACAAATTCTGCGGGGCCCAGCCGGACTTGATGATGGTACTCACAACTTGTTAGGAGCTTTACAAACGAGTATGGGTACTCTAGGAGCTAAAAATATCAAAGAAATGCAGCAAGTTGAAGTAGTAATTGCTCCTTCTTTGTTAACCGAAGGAAAGGTTTATCAAAAAGCCCAACAATTGGGTATGGGTAAGTAA
- a CDS encoding DUF1449 domain-containing protein yields MAIFLYNPVNLTYGLFIGIGVLLFLLVIIGGLQDDSGNFDTDADIDTETDIDLSFLPILGWLGIGKAPLLIVLATDISLWGLFGLILNVLLGSLIGQIPSGFLGTVVFVASLFAALFSGSLIAKPIGKIFESFGEDASSDRLIGCIGTVTSVRIPLETEGKIGQVDVLDNARNLVTISASLPNWATVIPGRGQKVIIIDRQPKFYLVIANDSSDRERWLENSSKNKNTH; encoded by the coding sequence ATGGCAATTTTTCTCTACAATCCCGTTAATCTTACCTATGGTTTATTTATAGGAATAGGAGTATTGTTATTTCTATTAGTGATTATTGGTGGTTTGCAAGACGATAGCGGAAATTTCGACACCGATGCAGACATCGACACCGAAACAGATATCGACTTAAGTTTTCTTCCCATATTAGGATGGTTGGGAATTGGCAAAGCACCCCTGTTAATAGTATTAGCAACTGACATAAGCTTGTGGGGATTATTTGGCTTAATACTGAATGTTCTGCTGGGTAGTCTCATCGGACAAATCCCCAGCGGTTTTTTAGGAACAGTTGTTTTTGTCGCATCGTTATTTGCAGCCTTATTTTCCGGTAGCCTAATCGCTAAACCAATTGGCAAAATATTTGAATCATTTGGAGAAGATGCCAGTAGCGATCGCTTAATTGGCTGCATCGGCACCGTGACATCTGTCAGAATTCCCCTTGAAACAGAAGGAAAAATCGGACAAGTTGACGTACTAGATAACGCCCGCAATCTCGTAACCATCAGCGCATCATTACCAAATTGGGCAACAGTTATTCCAGGGCGAGGTCAAAAAGTCATCATTATCGATCGCCAACCGAAATTCTATTTAGTGATCGCCAATGACAGTTCCGATCGAGAACGATGGCTGGAAAATTCATCGAAAAATAAAAACACACATTAG
- a CDS encoding Uma2 family endonuclease, whose product MVQYNSQEYLPTAEELLESDETPVDNELQNLIPNLLLAILAIIWSNRQDWFFGVDMGIYHNTDEPAIVPDGFLSLGVQRLVGEQGRLSYVIWQENGVVPILVLEVVSKTYRGEYKQKKIDYAELGVLYYVIYKPGRYHSRRGDAFEVHRLVDGEYIRQSGEPVWMPEIGLGIGREMGNYEGWTREWLFWYDENGRKYLSPDELIQQAEQNAEQQRQRAERLAAKLRELGIELDEG is encoded by the coding sequence ATGGTACAGTACAATTCGCAGGAATATCTGCCAACGGCTGAAGAATTACTCGAATCTGACGAAACACCTGTGGATAATGAACTCCAGAATTTAATTCCCAACCTATTGTTAGCAATTCTGGCAATAATTTGGTCAAATCGCCAAGATTGGTTTTTTGGTGTCGATATGGGAATTTATCATAATACTGATGAACCTGCGATCGTTCCTGATGGTTTCCTCAGTTTAGGGGTACAGCGTTTAGTTGGAGAACAAGGACGTTTAAGTTATGTAATTTGGCAAGAAAATGGAGTTGTACCAATTTTGGTATTAGAAGTAGTTTCCAAAACTTACAGAGGAGAATACAAACAAAAGAAAATCGATTATGCCGAATTGGGAGTTTTATATTACGTAATTTATAAGCCAGGTCGTTATCATAGCAGGCGAGGAGATGCTTTTGAAGTTCATCGCTTAGTTGATGGCGAATATATACGACAATCAGGTGAACCAGTTTGGATGCCAGAAATCGGTTTAGGAATTGGCAGAGAAATGGGAAATTATGAAGGTTGGACGCGAGAATGGTTGTTTTGGTATGACGAAAATGGGAGAAAATATCTTTCTCCTGATGAATTGATACAGCAGGCGGAACAAAACGCCGAACAACAACGGCAACGTGCCGAAAGATTAGCAGCGAAATTGAGAGAATTGGGAATTGAATTGGATGAAGGTTGA
- a CDS encoding tetratricopeptide repeat protein, protein MLAFGMARSLKVSPQYIQKAKSALKRNGYPSQKKFAVEVGISLSTVKNFLGGKPVDYLNFVEFCEKLGLDWQEICEKDSQDEQIVKRDRNNSPIPCTAYKEETWVGREAEIRELSEKLRKECRILIITGITGQGKTALAERLASVELGEEWQRLPAVNFDDGVSRDFVGAADVLLTRLGETVTPQERSQPDFLLNRLVQKLRTNRYLVQIDSVEVLLQKGDENPVRNEFEDGRWWEFFQQLLAGGECQSRLILTSQHLPTQFSSRYKNFWQRKALSGLSETEQLQLFSNLFEEEDPPLSPFTRGEKLNLKTPLTRSRESEFEAPLVKGGWGDLFINGEINPDSEAAGYLLQMGNTYEGHPLLIEVLAGEILEHPYNGNVVAYWRKHQQEFAEIAPARNSEELERNVKDRVRETLKRLEKDVPYAYTLLLRSSVYRLPVTEDFWLAMLEGLSDEEKNSALGTLKYRFLVEIDRVTDDGKDVLRQHNLIRNVAYQRLIEISNKGLEWKTDHYIAAQMWRTAYQPEPDASNLEQVRGYLEAFHHYCEVQDWESAGKILLIPFDTLTNYELHKQLGTWGYYREQIQLYSQLRGKLNSKWEAWCLNGLGNGYKDLGKYWQAIDYYEKCLAIAQDMGDFAGQATVLDNLGIVYNHLGQYEKAINYHQQALSIARSIGDRVREGNSLGNLGNLCNQIGYYSQAIEFCNEHLLIAREINDIVGEGTTLGNLGIAYFSKGDYDKAIDYHQQHLDISRKIYDRAGEEKALCNLGYTLFTLERYSEAQEYLDEALKIAINISDLSTESIILYNLAKLHQKLELCDRALEYCEQALALATELGIPIAKDCQKLKEELLNKD, encoded by the coding sequence TTGCTGGCATTTGGTATGGCGCGATCGCTCAAAGTTTCCCCTCAATACATCCAAAAAGCCAAATCAGCCCTTAAACGCAATGGCTATCCCAGCCAGAAAAAGTTTGCTGTGGAGGTAGGAATATCTTTATCTACCGTTAAGAACTTTCTCGGCGGTAAACCAGTTGATTATCTGAATTTTGTCGAATTTTGCGAAAAATTGGGACTTGACTGGCAAGAGATCTGCGAAAAAGATTCACAAGATGAGCAAATTGTCAAGCGCGATCGCAATAATTCCCCCATCCCTTGCACAGCCTATAAAGAGGAGACTTGGGTAGGGCGAGAAGCAGAAATTCGCGAATTGAGCGAAAAATTGCGGAAAGAATGCCGAATCTTAATTATTACCGGGATTACCGGGCAGGGGAAGACCGCCTTGGCGGAACGCTTGGCGAGTGTGGAGTTGGGGGAAGAATGGCAACGGTTGCCTGCGGTAAACTTTGATGATGGGGTATCGCGAGATTTTGTCGGTGCAGCGGATGTGCTACTGACGAGACTGGGGGAAACGGTAACGCCACAGGAACGCAGTCAGCCAGATTTTTTGCTGAATCGTTTAGTGCAAAAGCTGCGAACTAATCGTTATTTAGTGCAGATTGATTCTGTGGAAGTGCTGCTGCAAAAAGGCGATGAAAATCCGGTTAGGAATGAGTTTGAAGATGGGCGGTGGTGGGAATTTTTTCAACAATTGTTGGCGGGTGGAGAATGCCAAAGTCGGCTAATTTTGACTTCCCAGCATTTACCGACGCAGTTTAGCAGCAGGTATAAGAATTTTTGGCAGAGAAAAGCGTTAAGCGGACTGAGTGAAACCGAGCAATTGCAGTTATTTAGCAATTTATTTGAGGAGGAAGATCCCCCCCTGTCCCCCTTCACAAGGGGGGAGAAATTAAATTTGAAGACTCCGTTAACAAGGAGTAGAGAATCAGAATTTGAAGCCCCCCTTGTTAAGGGGGGTTGGGGGGATCTCTTCATTAATGGTGAAATTAATCCAGACTCAGAGGCGGCGGGTTATTTGCTGCAAATGGGTAATACTTACGAAGGGCATCCACTTTTAATTGAAGTGCTGGCAGGGGAAATTCTCGAACATCCTTACAATGGCAATGTGGTAGCTTACTGGCGAAAGCACCAGCAAGAGTTTGCAGAAATTGCACCAGCTAGGAATAGTGAAGAACTAGAAAGAAATGTCAAAGATAGAGTCAGGGAAACTCTCAAGCGGTTGGAGAAAGATGTACCTTATGCTTATACGCTATTGCTTCGCAGTTCGGTTTATCGGTTGCCAGTAACGGAAGATTTTTGGCTGGCAATGTTGGAGGGATTGAGTGATGAGGAGAAAAACTCAGCGCTGGGAACTTTGAAATATCGGTTTTTGGTTGAAATTGACAGAGTAACTGATGATGGGAAAGATGTACTGCGTCAGCATAATTTGATTCGCAATGTTGCCTATCAACGTTTAATTGAAATTTCCAATAAGGGTTTAGAGTGGAAAACCGATCATTATATCGCTGCCCAAATGTGGCGTACAGCTTATCAACCAGAACCGGATGCTTCTAATTTAGAACAAGTGCGGGGTTATTTAGAAGCGTTTCACCATTATTGTGAAGTGCAAGACTGGGAGAGTGCAGGTAAAATCCTTTTAATACCTTTCGATACGCTTACTAACTATGAATTACATAAACAACTAGGAACTTGGGGCTACTATCGAGAACAAATTCAACTGTACAGCCAACTTCGGGGAAAATTAAATTCTAAATGGGAAGCTTGGTGTCTCAACGGTTTAGGAAATGGTTACAAAGATTTAGGAAAATATTGGCAAGCGATTGATTACTATGAAAAGTGTTTAGCTATTGCACAGGATATGGGAGATTTTGCTGGCCAAGCGACAGTATTGGACAATCTAGGCATTGTCTACAACCACTTAGGACAATATGAAAAAGCGATTAATTACCATCAACAGGCTTTGAGCATTGCACGTTCAATCGGCGATCGAGTAAGGGAAGGTAATTCACTAGGCAATTTGGGCAATCTTTGCAATCAAATAGGTTATTACAGCCAAGCAATTGAATTTTGTAATGAACATTTATTAATAGCAAGAGAAATTAACGATATTGTTGGCGAAGGCACAACGTTGGGTAATCTGGGAATTGCCTATTTTTCTAAAGGGGACTATGACAAAGCAATTGATTATCATCAACAGCATTTAGATATATCTAGAAAAATTTACGATCGCGCTGGCGAAGAAAAAGCATTGTGTAATTTGGGGTATACTTTATTTACACTTGAGCGTTATTCAGAAGCGCAGGAATATTTAGACGAGGCACTAAAGATAGCGATAAATATTAGTGACCTATCTACTGAGTCTATAATTTTGTACAATTTAGCAAAACTTCATCAGAAATTAGAGCTTTGCGATCGCGCTCTTGAATATTGCGAACAAGCTTTGGCACTTGCCACAGAATTAGGAATCCCTATAGCAAAAGATTGTCAAAAATTGAAAGAGGAATTACTGAATAAAGATTAA
- a CDS encoding endonuclease MutS2, with product MIQAETLELLEWPRLCQHLSTFAATKLGAIASRHLQIPHAKEESLTLLAQTKEVYQLESRLIPGWTFDGIYDIRDALERAELQGILSGEELLNIATTLAGMRQLRRVIDNQEDLPTLTELVAELRTYPELEQEIHHCIDDRGDVADRASTKLGGIRHQMRQVRDKIYQILQGILQRQSNAVQEQVITQRGDRFVIPVKATSKDAVPGIVHDTSMSGATLYVEPNAIVSVGNQMRQLMRQEQNEVEAILRTLTEQVAAVKPDLERLLAIATTLDLATARSRYSYWLQANPPRFIDANEGESITLRQLRHPLLVWQNQHEQGSPVIPVDLLVNPQIRVVTITGPNTGGKTVTLKTLGLASLMAKVGLFVPAREPVEIPWFDLVLADIGDEQSLEQSLSTFSGHIRRISRIIDALGERKIGTEEETTQELSPSPHPPTPPSLVLLDEVGAGTDPAEGSALAIALLKYLAEHAQLTIATTHFGELKALKYQDERFENASVEFDDVSLSPTYRLLWGIPGRSNALTIAKRLGLKPEVVEDAQSLVGGASEEVNEVIAGLEAQRRRQETKAEEAAQLLKQAERFYQEVSRKAAALQEREQQLRQQQEQEVQKAIAQAKGEIAQVIRRLQQGPMSAQDTVTATEAVNQIAQRHLPPPPPPKPKPGFMPKVGDRIRIPRLGQTAEVLSAPNETGQFAVRFGIMKMTVSLEDIESLDGQKPELPKAKPAPTSAPVSKDTVVAQSKPKPAIRTAQNTIDIRGWRVADAESEVEKAIQQALSSGVLWIVHGKGTGKLREGVHGFLQQHPQVDRFELSDRSEGGAGVTIAYLK from the coding sequence TTGATTCAAGCCGAAACCCTAGAACTACTCGAATGGCCGCGTTTGTGCCAACACTTGTCTACCTTTGCTGCCACTAAGCTAGGTGCGATCGCATCTCGTCACCTGCAAATTCCCCACGCTAAGGAAGAAAGCCTGACCCTGCTAGCCCAAACAAAAGAAGTTTATCAACTGGAAAGTCGTCTGATACCGGGCTGGACATTTGATGGAATTTATGATATACGAGATGCTCTAGAACGGGCAGAACTGCAAGGTATTCTGTCTGGGGAAGAGTTGCTCAATATTGCGACTACCCTGGCGGGAATGCGGCAATTGCGACGGGTAATTGACAATCAAGAAGATTTGCCGACCCTAACGGAGTTAGTGGCGGAATTGCGAACTTATCCGGAATTAGAACAAGAAATTCATCATTGTATTGACGATCGAGGAGATGTAGCCGATCGCGCTAGCACCAAGTTGGGTGGAATTCGCCACCAAATGCGGCAAGTGCGAGACAAGATTTATCAGATATTGCAGGGAATTTTACAACGGCAATCGAATGCGGTGCAGGAACAGGTGATTACCCAAAGGGGCGATCGCTTTGTGATTCCCGTAAAAGCAACTAGCAAAGATGCCGTTCCTGGTATAGTTCACGACACATCGATGAGTGGTGCGACTCTCTACGTGGAACCGAACGCGATCGTTTCTGTAGGCAACCAAATGCGCCAACTGATGCGCCAGGAACAGAATGAAGTAGAAGCAATTCTGAGAACTTTAACCGAACAAGTAGCCGCAGTTAAACCAGATTTAGAGAGATTGTTGGCGATCGCAACTACCTTGGATTTGGCAACCGCTAGGTCGCGTTATAGTTATTGGTTACAAGCTAATCCACCTAGATTTATTGACGCAAACGAAGGAGAATCGATTACTTTGCGTCAGTTGCGCCATCCTCTGTTGGTTTGGCAAAATCAACACGAACAAGGCTCACCCGTTATCCCAGTAGATTTACTAGTTAATCCCCAAATTCGAGTAGTAACGATTACCGGGCCAAATACGGGGGGAAAAACCGTTACTCTGAAAACTCTCGGTTTGGCGTCCCTGATGGCCAAAGTGGGTTTATTCGTTCCCGCTCGCGAACCAGTGGAAATACCTTGGTTTGATTTGGTTTTGGCTGATATTGGCGATGAACAATCACTAGAGCAGAGTTTATCGACTTTTTCCGGTCACATTCGCCGTATTAGTCGCATTATCGATGCTTTAGGAGAACGGAAAATTGGAACAGAAGAGGAAACCACACAGGAACTCTCCCCATCCCCCCATCCCCCCACCCCCCCATCCTTAGTATTACTAGATGAAGTAGGCGCAGGCACAGACCCGGCGGAAGGGAGTGCTTTAGCGATCGCGCTTTTAAAATATCTGGCAGAACACGCACAATTGACGATCGCAACTACCCACTTTGGGGAACTGAAAGCGCTCAAGTATCAAGACGAGAGATTTGAAAATGCTTCGGTAGAATTCGATGATGTCAGTCTTTCCCCCACATATCGCCTATTATGGGGAATTCCCGGTCGTTCTAATGCTTTGACAATAGCCAAACGTTTGGGACTCAAACCGGAAGTAGTGGAAGACGCCCAAAGTTTGGTCGGTGGTGCTTCTGAAGAAGTAAACGAAGTAATTGCAGGTTTGGAAGCGCAACGCCGTCGTCAAGAAACGAAGGCAGAAGAAGCAGCGCAACTTCTCAAGCAGGCAGAGCGTTTTTATCAGGAAGTTTCGCGAAAAGCGGCTGCTTTACAGGAAAGAGAGCAGCAATTGCGCCAACAGCAGGAACAGGAAGTACAAAAAGCGATCGCCCAAGCAAAAGGAGAAATTGCTCAAGTGATTCGCCGCTTGCAACAAGGGCCAATGTCTGCCCAAGATACAGTCACGGCGACAGAAGCAGTGAATCAAATCGCACAACGTCACTTACCGCCGCCACCCCCGCCGAAACCGAAACCCGGTTTTATGCCGAAAGTGGGCGATCGCATTCGCATCCCTCGCTTGGGACAAACTGCTGAAGTACTGAGTGCGCCCAACGAAACTGGTCAATTTGCGGTACGGTTCGGCATCATGAAGATGACCGTATCTCTAGAGGATATCGAATCTCTCGATGGTCAAAAACCGGAACTACCCAAGGCGAAACCCGCGCCTACTTCTGCCCCGGTAAGTAAAGATACGGTGGTTGCTCAGTCAAAACCAAAACCAGCAATTCGCACTGCTCAAAATACGATCGATATTCGCGGTTGGCGAGTAGCAGATGCGGAAAGCGAAGTAGAAAAAGCGATTCAGCAAGCTTTATCCTCAGGCGTGTTGTGGATCGTTCACGGTAAAGGTACTGGTAAATTGCGTGAAGGCGTTCATGGATTCTTGCAACAACATCCGCAAGTCGATCGTTTTGAGTTAAGTGATCGATCAGAAGGTGGCGCTGGAGTTACGATCGCTTATCTCAAATAG
- the pgsA gene encoding CDP-diacylglycerol--glycerol-3-phosphate 3-phosphatidyltransferase: protein MTVATWITFSRLLGLPFLLYGLHNPTEFSRWICLAIFVVAAGTDWLDGYVARKYNQVTDLGKFLDPLVDKLLVLGPLLALIELNQIPAWGVFLILGRELAIAGWRVNQTSISGANIWGKLKTVSQILAISLLIAPLPEVWQVYSLIAFWVSVGFTLISGAIYLWPQNNITSENT from the coding sequence ATGACTGTTGCCACTTGGATTACGTTCTCTCGCCTGCTTGGTTTACCATTTTTGCTTTATGGTTTGCACAATCCAACCGAATTCAGCCGTTGGATTTGTTTAGCTATCTTTGTGGTAGCCGCAGGTACAGATTGGCTGGATGGCTACGTAGCGAGGAAATACAATCAAGTAACCGATTTGGGCAAATTTCTTGACCCATTAGTTGATAAGTTGCTAGTCTTAGGGCCATTATTAGCGTTGATTGAGTTAAATCAGATCCCAGCTTGGGGAGTATTTTTAATTTTAGGACGGGAGTTAGCGATCGCAGGTTGGCGCGTCAATCAAACTTCTATTTCGGGAGCTAATATTTGGGGTAAATTAAAAACAGTAAGTCAAATCTTAGCAATTTCGCTCCTCATCGCACCTTTACCAGAAGTTTGGCAAGTTTATTCTTTAATTGCTTTTTGGGTTTCGGTTGGTTTTACTTTAATTTCTGGTGCGATTTATTTGTGGCCGCAAAACAATATCACTAGTGAAAATACTTAG
- a CDS encoding VOC family protein has product MKLKRLGHVAICVQDLDKAAEFYQNMGMELVWKDPDWAYLKAGDDGLALMSPSYSQAGPHFGFIFHQRSEMESGYEQLKAQGVHVTTIHEHRDGTASFYGRDPDGNWFEYLYEPAK; this is encoded by the coding sequence ATGAAGCTAAAACGATTGGGCCATGTGGCTATTTGCGTTCAAGATTTGGATAAGGCAGCTGAGTTTTACCAAAACATGGGGATGGAGTTGGTTTGGAAAGACCCGGACTGGGCTTATTTGAAGGCTGGAGATGATGGTTTGGCATTGATGAGTCCGAGTTATAGTCAGGCTGGGCCGCATTTTGGGTTTATTTTCCACCAACGATCGGAAATGGAATCCGGTTACGAACAATTGAAAGCACAAGGCGTTCACGTTACTACCATTCACGAACATCGAGATGGTACGGCTTCTTTTTACGGTCGCGATCCGGATGGGAATTGGTTTGAGTATCTTTACGAACCAGCAAAATGA